The Mesorhizobium sp. M1D.F.Ca.ET.043.01.1.1 genome contains a region encoding:
- the hrpB gene encoding ATP-dependent helicase HrpB: protein MRTGLLPELPVTAVLPALGQALEGGNSAVLVAPPGAGKTTLVPLALLDAPWLGSGRIVLLEPRRLAARAAARRMAELLGEEPGGTVGYAMRMENRTSARTKILVVTEGVLSRMILDDPELPGVSAVIFDEFHERSLDGDFGLALALDVQGALLPELRLLVMSATLDGARVAKFLSGAPVIESEGRAYPVEIRYDERPAGVAIEDAMARAIRSALATEQGSVLAFLPGQREIERTAERLLGNVAADTDIVPLYGQLDNRAQDAAIKPAPAGRRKVVLATSIAETSITIDGVRVVIDSGLSRLPRYEPASGLTRLETVRVSKASADQRAGRAGRTQAGLAIRLWRAEQTAALPAFTPPEILEADLSGLLLDCAAFGVADPSSLSFLDPPPGPALNEARVLLRALHAIDDAGRLTEVGAAMRKLALPVRLAHMVAEAVKGGQALEAATLAVLLTERGLGGDSADLERRLMRFGSEKSPRANAARQLAERLAKQAGGGKSAMPVPAGALLIHAWPDRVARARGERGRFVLANGSGAMVDAADPLAGETWLVVADLQGKAQNARITAAAPVDEADIRAALADRIETKRETGFDRERRAVRVRETARLGAITLAERMLPAPSGADADRAILDALREHGLSLLDWSKEAKALRQRLGWLHRGLGAPWPDVTDEALLGRLDDWLLPFLTGAASFSAINSGALAAGLLSLVPHALQRKVDALAPTHFDAPSGSRVPIRYDGEWPVLAIRVQELFGLDRHPAIAGGTVPLTLELLSPAHRPIQTTRDLPGFWRGSWADVRTDMRGRYPKHVWPENPLLAAATSRAKPRGT from the coding sequence ATGAGGACAGGACTTCTGCCGGAACTCCCGGTCACCGCCGTGCTGCCGGCGCTCGGGCAGGCGCTTGAAGGCGGCAACAGCGCCGTGCTGGTGGCGCCGCCCGGCGCCGGCAAGACGACGCTGGTGCCGCTGGCGCTGCTCGATGCGCCATGGCTGGGTTCGGGTCGCATTGTCCTGCTCGAGCCGCGCCGGCTGGCTGCCCGCGCCGCCGCCCGCCGCATGGCCGAGCTGCTCGGCGAGGAGCCCGGCGGCACCGTCGGCTACGCCATGCGCATGGAGAACCGCACTTCGGCGCGGACGAAGATCCTCGTCGTCACCGAAGGTGTTTTGTCCCGCATGATCCTCGACGATCCGGAGCTGCCGGGCGTCTCTGCGGTGATCTTCGACGAATTCCACGAGCGTTCGCTCGACGGCGATTTCGGCCTCGCCCTGGCGCTCGACGTGCAGGGGGCGTTGCTGCCGGAGCTGCGCCTGCTGGTCATGTCAGCGACGCTCGACGGCGCGCGCGTTGCGAAATTTCTTTCAGGAGCACCGGTCATTGAAAGCGAAGGCCGCGCCTACCCGGTCGAGATCCGCTATGACGAACGTCCGGCCGGCGTGGCCATCGAGGACGCGATGGCCAGGGCGATCCGCTCGGCTTTAGCCACCGAACAGGGCAGCGTGCTCGCCTTCCTGCCAGGACAGCGTGAGATCGAGCGCACGGCTGAGCGGCTTCTGGGCAATGTCGCGGCCGACACCGATATCGTCCCGCTCTATGGCCAATTGGACAACAGGGCGCAGGACGCGGCGATCAAACCGGCGCCGGCCGGCCGCCGCAAGGTGGTGCTGGCGACATCGATCGCGGAGACCTCGATCACCATCGACGGCGTGCGCGTCGTCATCGATTCCGGCCTGTCGCGGCTGCCGCGCTACGAGCCGGCAAGCGGCCTGACGCGGCTGGAAACCGTGCGCGTCAGCAAGGCTTCCGCCGACCAGCGCGCCGGCCGCGCCGGGCGCACGCAAGCCGGCCTCGCCATCCGGCTGTGGCGCGCCGAGCAGACGGCAGCGCTTCCCGCCTTCACGCCGCCGGAAATCCTCGAGGCCGACCTGTCCGGCCTGTTGCTCGACTGCGCCGCCTTCGGCGTTGCCGATCCGTCGAGCCTGTCCTTTCTCGATCCGCCGCCGGGGCCGGCGCTCAACGAGGCGCGGGTGCTGCTGCGCGCGCTCCACGCCATCGACGACGCCGGCCGGCTGACCGAGGTGGGTGCTGCGATGCGCAAGCTGGCGCTGCCGGTGCGGCTCGCGCATATGGTGGCGGAAGCGGTGAAGGGCGGACAGGCGCTCGAAGCGGCGACTCTTGCGGTGCTGCTTACCGAGCGCGGACTCGGCGGCGACAGCGCCGATCTGGAACGGCGGCTGATGCGCTTTGGCAGCGAGAAATCGCCGCGCGCCAATGCCGCCCGGCAGCTGGCCGAACGCCTGGCGAAGCAAGCCGGCGGCGGAAAAAGCGCTATGCCGGTTCCGGCCGGCGCGCTCCTCATCCACGCCTGGCCGGATCGCGTCGCCAGGGCGCGCGGCGAGCGCGGCCGCTTCGTCCTCGCCAACGGCTCCGGCGCCATGGTCGACGCCGCCGATCCGTTGGCCGGCGAGACCTGGCTGGTCGTCGCGGATCTGCAAGGCAAGGCGCAGAATGCCCGCATCACCGCCGCTGCTCCCGTCGACGAAGCCGACATCCGTGCAGCACTTGCCGACCGCATCGAGACGAAGCGCGAAACCGGCTTCGACCGCGAGCGGCGCGCCGTGCGCGTGCGCGAGACTGCGCGCCTTGGCGCCATCACGCTTGCCGAGCGCATGCTGCCGGCACCATCGGGCGCCGATGCGGATCGGGCAATCCTCGATGCGCTGCGCGAGCACGGCCTGTCGCTGCTCGACTGGAGCAAGGAGGCCAAGGCGCTGCGCCAGCGGCTCGGCTGGCTCCATCGCGGCCTCGGCGCGCCCTGGCCCGATGTGACCGACGAAGCGCTTCTCGGCCGCCTCGACGACTGGCTGCTGCCGTTTCTCACCGGCGCGGCGTCGTTCTCCGCTATCAACTCCGGCGCGCTCGCGGCCGGGCTGCTGTCGCTGGTCCCGCACGCGCTGCAGCGCAAAGTCGACGCGCTGGCGCCGACCCATTTCGACGCGCCGTCGGGCAGTCGGGTGCCGATCCGCTATGACGGCGAATGGCCGGTGCTGGCGATCCGCGTGCAGGAGTTGTTCGGCCTCGACCGCCATCCGGCGATCGCCGGCGGCACCGTGCCGCTGACGCTGGAGCTGCTGTCGCCGGCGCATCGCCCGATCCAGACGACGCGCGACCTGCCCGGCTTCTGGCGCGGTTCATGGGCGGACGTGCGCACCGACATGCGCGGCCGCTACCCAAAACATGTCTGGCCGGAAAACCCGCTGCTCGCCGCCGCCACCAGCCGCGCCAAGCCAAGAGGGACGTAG
- a CDS encoding RNA polymerase subunit sigma-70, producing MTDAPDPLEPLGRSGQPILDRLAFERLAMAHKRELKLHCYRMMGSLNEAEDLVQDTLLRAWRARLQFDGRGSARGWLYAIATNNCLNAIKARAASRRMLELPGRAPSDGSASGGPAAEIAWLEPYPDSELPNLAAIEPGPEARYEAREAVQLAFVAAIQLLPPRQRAALLLCDVLGWSAVETAQLLGGSTASINSALQRARAKLGERYPEGRPSQPSRPSQQEGLLLERYMQAWQADNLDGLVDLLREGATYHMPPWREWYYGREAIRGFLATVWGNFAGYRTVATRANGQPAAGVYARSHQDQAWRPHSLHVIEPDGGAIASLTIYVPPLGPDLFAAFGLPPA from the coding sequence ATGACTGACGCTCCTGACCCTCTCGAGCCCCTGGGCCGGTCAGGCCAGCCGATCCTCGATCGGCTGGCTTTCGAGCGCCTGGCCATGGCGCACAAGCGCGAGCTCAAGCTGCACTGCTACCGGATGATGGGCTCGCTCAACGAGGCGGAGGACCTTGTCCAGGACACCCTGCTCCGCGCCTGGCGCGCAAGGTTGCAATTCGATGGGCGGGGCTCGGCGCGCGGCTGGCTCTACGCCATCGCCACCAACAATTGCCTCAACGCCATCAAGGCCAGAGCAGCATCGCGCCGCATGCTGGAACTGCCCGGACGAGCGCCCTCCGACGGATCGGCCAGCGGCGGACCCGCCGCCGAGATCGCCTGGCTGGAGCCCTATCCGGACAGCGAGCTTCCGAACCTCGCCGCGATCGAGCCCGGTCCGGAGGCACGCTACGAGGCCCGGGAGGCGGTGCAACTCGCCTTCGTCGCGGCGATCCAGCTCCTGCCGCCAAGGCAGCGGGCCGCCCTGCTTCTGTGCGACGTGCTGGGATGGTCCGCCGTCGAGACGGCGCAGCTGCTGGGCGGGTCGACCGCCTCGATCAACAGCGCGCTGCAGCGGGCCCGCGCCAAGCTTGGAGAGCGATATCCCGAGGGCCGCCCCTCGCAGCCGTCACGGCCAAGCCAGCAGGAGGGCCTGCTGCTCGAACGCTACATGCAAGCCTGGCAGGCCGACAATCTCGACGGCCTCGTCGACCTGCTGCGGGAAGGCGCCACCTACCACATGCCGCCATGGCGGGAATGGTATTACGGCCGCGAGGCAATCCGCGGCTTCCTCGCGACCGTGTGGGGCAATTTTGCCGGCTATCGCACGGTGGCCACCAGGGCCAACGGCCAGCCCGCCGCCGGTGTCTACGCGCGGAGCCATCAGGATCAAGCGTGGCGACCGCACTCCCTGCATGTCATCGAGCCTGACGGCGGCGCTATTGCTTCACTGACGATCTATGTGCCGCCGCTCGGACCCGACCTGTTCGCCGCCTTCGGCCTGCCGCCAGCTTAG
- a CDS encoding ActR/PrrA/RegA family redox response regulator transcription factor yields MSADETTGAMVEGEDTSLLIVDDDKPFLTRLARAMETRGFAVETAESVEEAVAKARAHPPAYAVVDMRLGDGNGLDVVAAIREKRDDSRTIILTGYGNIATAVTAVKLGAVDYLSKPADADDVFAALTRTAGERAAPPENPMSADRVRWEHIQRVYEMCDRNVSETARRLNMHRRTLQRILAKRAPR; encoded by the coding sequence ATGAGCGCAGACGAAACCACTGGCGCAATGGTCGAAGGCGAGGACACCTCGCTGCTGATCGTCGACGACGACAAGCCGTTCCTCACCCGGCTTGCCCGCGCCATGGAAACCAGGGGCTTCGCGGTCGAGACGGCGGAAAGCGTGGAGGAGGCCGTCGCCAAGGCGCGCGCCCATCCGCCGGCCTATGCGGTGGTCGATATGCGGCTGGGCGACGGCAACGGCCTCGACGTGGTCGCCGCCATCCGCGAGAAGCGTGACGATTCCCGCACCATCATCCTGACCGGCTACGGCAACATCGCCACCGCGGTGACCGCGGTGAAGCTCGGCGCCGTCGACTACCTGTCCAAGCCGGCCGACGCCGACGATGTCTTCGCGGCGCTGACCCGCACCGCTGGCGAGCGCGCGGCGCCGCCGGAAAACCCGATGTCGGCCGACCGCGTGCGCTGGGAGCACATCCAGCGCGTCTATGAAATGTGCGACCGCAACGTCTCCGAGACCGCCCGCCGGCTCAACATGCACCGCCGCACCCTGCAGCGGATACTGGCCAAGCGCGCGCCGCGCTGA
- a CDS encoding MmcB family DNA repair protein codes for MPLVSPIPLNPLIDGRQSERAMLVRRGVQRLLSQMGAHVLPELSLATGRRADLVALTRQGDIWIIEIKSSIEDFRVDRKWPDYRLHSDRFFFATHPGVPQEIFPEECGFILSDGYGAEILREAPEHRMAAATRKALMLRIARAGAARLLAAELAGVAVPALDGESE; via the coding sequence ATGCCACTCGTTTCCCCGATTCCCCTCAACCCCTTGATCGACGGACGCCAGTCCGAGCGCGCCATGCTGGTGCGGCGCGGCGTGCAGCGGTTGCTCAGCCAAATGGGCGCGCATGTGCTGCCGGAGCTGTCGCTCGCCACCGGACGCCGCGCGGATCTCGTCGCGCTGACCCGGCAGGGCGACATCTGGATCATCGAGATCAAATCCTCGATCGAGGATTTTCGCGTCGACCGCAAATGGCCTGACTACCGGCTGCATTCGGACCGGTTCTTCTTCGCCACCCATCCCGGCGTGCCGCAGGAGATTTTTCCGGAGGAATGCGGCTTCATCCTCTCCGACGGCTATGGCGCCGAGATCCTGCGCGAAGCGCCGGAGCACCGCATGGCGGCCGCGACGCGCAAAGCGCTGATGCTGAGGATCGCCCGCGCGGGCGCGGCCAGACTGCTGGCTGCGGAGCTTGCCGGTGTCGCGGTGCCGGCGCTCGACGGCGAGAGCGAATAG
- a CDS encoding L,D-transpeptidase gives MRLKSLAILAALALSTAVSGCSTIGGQLFTNNYGAMTDAGYHLPRIPIEKVPARFHRQEVRYDTSEKPGTIIVDTQNKFLYFVEGDGLAIRYGIGVGREGFEWHGTAHIALKREWPTWTPPSQMIRRQPELAKFAGGMDPGLMNPLGARAMYLFNKGGDMGYRLHGSPEWFSIGKAMSSGCIRLMNQDIIDLYDRTSVGAKVVVM, from the coding sequence ATGCGCTTGAAGTCACTTGCAATCCTCGCCGCCCTTGCGCTCTCGACCGCGGTTAGCGGTTGCAGCACCATCGGCGGGCAACTCTTCACCAACAACTATGGCGCGATGACGGATGCCGGCTATCATCTGCCGCGCATCCCGATCGAGAAGGTTCCGGCCCGCTTCCACCGGCAGGAAGTGCGCTACGACACTTCGGAGAAGCCGGGCACCATCATCGTCGACACCCAGAACAAGTTCCTCTACTTCGTCGAGGGCGACGGCCTGGCGATCCGCTACGGCATCGGCGTCGGCCGCGAAGGCTTCGAATGGCACGGCACCGCCCATATCGCGCTGAAGCGCGAATGGCCGACCTGGACCCCGCCTTCGCAGATGATCAGGCGCCAGCCCGAACTCGCCAAGTTCGCCGGCGGCATGGACCCCGGCCTGATGAACCCGCTCGGCGCGCGCGCCATGTATCTCTTCAACAAGGGCGGCGACATGGGCTACCGCCTGCATGGCAGCCCGGAGTGGTTCTCGATCGGCAAGGCGATGTCGTCGGGCTGCATCCGGCTGATGAACCAGGACATCATCGATCTCTACGACCGCACCTCGGTCGGCGCCAAGGTCGTCGTGATGTGA
- the nhaA gene encoding Na+/H+ antiporter NhaA — translation MRDERPKSILREFLDGEAAGGIILMAAAALALIVANSPLADTYFGVLHAYLGPLSVSHWINDGLMAVFFLLVGLEIKREMLDGQLSTWPRRVLPGIAAAGGMVVPALVYVLINRDNQAALSGWAIPTATDIAFALGVLSLLGNRVPASLKVFLTALAIIDDLGAVIIIALFYTSGLSLAYLAAAFAAIAVLIVLNRMRVMKLLPYLVIGAVLWVLVLKSGVHATLAGVALALTIPLERSPGIGRDLEHSPLHRLEHGLHKLVPFIVIPIFGFANAGVSLGGLSLAALVEPLTLGVAAGLVLGKLVGVFGSSALAIRLGLADLPVNAGWLHMLGISLLCGIGFTMSLFIGLLAFASDAALQDAVKVGILAGSLVAALVGAAVLLVAPAVGETEEAED, via the coding sequence ATGCGCGACGAGCGGCCGAAATCGATCCTTCGCGAATTCCTCGACGGCGAGGCGGCCGGCGGCATCATCCTGATGGCGGCAGCGGCGCTGGCGCTAATCGTCGCCAATTCGCCGCTCGCCGATACTTACTTTGGCGTGCTCCACGCCTATCTCGGACCGCTCAGCGTCTCGCACTGGATCAACGACGGGCTGATGGCGGTGTTCTTCCTGCTGGTCGGGCTGGAGATCAAGCGCGAGATGCTGGACGGCCAGCTCTCGACCTGGCCGCGCCGCGTGCTGCCCGGCATCGCGGCGGCGGGAGGCATGGTGGTTCCGGCGCTGGTCTATGTCCTGATCAACCGCGACAATCAGGCCGCCCTTTCCGGCTGGGCGATCCCGACCGCCACCGACATCGCCTTCGCGCTCGGCGTGCTCTCGCTGCTCGGCAATCGCGTGCCGGCCTCGCTGAAGGTCTTCCTCACCGCCTTGGCCATCATCGACGACCTCGGCGCTGTCATCATCATCGCGCTGTTCTACACCAGCGGCCTGTCGCTCGCCTATCTGGCGGCGGCCTTCGCGGCCATCGCCGTGTTGATCGTGCTCAACCGCATGCGGGTGATGAAGCTGTTGCCCTATCTCGTGATCGGCGCGGTGCTGTGGGTGCTGGTGCTGAAGTCGGGCGTGCATGCCACGCTTGCCGGCGTGGCGCTGGCGCTCACCATTCCGCTCGAGCGTTCGCCCGGCATCGGCCGCGATCTGGAGCATTCGCCGCTGCACCGGCTGGAACACGGCCTGCACAAGCTCGTCCCCTTCATCGTCATCCCGATCTTCGGCTTCGCCAATGCCGGCGTGTCGCTCGGCGGCCTGAGCCTCGCCGCACTTGTCGAGCCGCTGACGCTCGGCGTCGCCGCCGGCCTGGTGCTCGGCAAGCTGGTCGGCGTCTTCGGCTCCTCGGCCCTCGCCATCCGGCTCGGCCTCGCCGACCTGCCGGTCAATGCCGGCTGGCTGCACATGCTGGGCATCTCGCTTCTGTGCGGCATCGGCTTCACCATGAGCCTGTTCATCGGCCTGCTCGCCTTCGCCAGTGACGCGGCGCTCCAGGACGCGGTGAAGGTCGGCATTCTTGCGGGTTCGCTGGTTGCGGCACTGGTCGGCGCCGCGGTGCTGCTGGTCGCGCCGGCGGTCGGAGAAACTGAAGAGGCGGAAGACTAG
- a CDS encoding DUF1330 domain-containing protein, with product MKGYWLIIGTEISDQQAQAEYGRLWKPIGEKYQARLSSMKNPPLLVEARDAGRLVVVEFPTLEIAKACYADPAYEEAKRLALQASNRVLLIFEGELG from the coding sequence GTGAAGGGATATTGGCTCATCATCGGCACCGAGATTTCGGACCAGCAAGCGCAAGCCGAATATGGACGGTTGTGGAAGCCCATAGGCGAGAAGTATCAAGCGCGCCTCAGTTCGATGAAAAATCCGCCCTTGCTAGTGGAGGCGCGCGATGCGGGCAGGCTGGTCGTCGTCGAATTCCCGACATTGGAAATCGCCAAGGCTTGCTATGCCGACCCGGCCTATGAGGAAGCCAAGCGGCTTGCCCTGCAAGCGTCGAACCGTGTTCTACTCATCTTCGAAGGGGAACTCGGGTAG
- a CDS encoding ActS/PrrB/RegB family redox-sensitive histidine kinase, with the protein MINILRAPDSQQSQRLRLNTLIRLRWLAIVGQSVAVLVVAYGLKFPLPVSMCFALIACSAWMNLWLTFRYPAAHRLTPLSAFVILTIDSLQLAGLLYITGGLTNPFSVLLSVPVVISAASLPLRLTAVLGALVIVAATLLVFFHLPLPWYDYAPLPMPFIYVAGMWMAVFASIAFTAIYAFRVAAEARLLANALAATELVLQREQHLSALDGLAAAAAHELGTPLATITVVAKEMEKALGEDPKFSEDVKLLRSQSERCREILKRLTSLSSEGEAHLSRLPLTSLVEEVTAPHRDFGISIRLRPGERIGPEPVGQRSPGVIYGLGNLVENAVDFAKSTVTVSWNWDNEEVSFSIIDDGPGFPPEIIDRIGEPYMSTRQGTEAGGGLGLGLFIAKTLLERSGATTDFRNSSGLGEGAVVQITWPRGVFLNPEQLSGTMFDNA; encoded by the coding sequence ATGATCAACATCCTGCGCGCGCCCGATTCCCAGCAGAGCCAGCGGCTGCGGCTCAACACGCTGATCCGCCTGCGCTGGCTTGCCATCGTCGGCCAGAGCGTCGCGGTGCTGGTCGTCGCCTACGGTCTGAAATTCCCGCTGCCGGTCTCGATGTGCTTCGCGCTCATTGCCTGCTCGGCCTGGATGAACCTCTGGCTCACCTTCCGCTATCCGGCGGCGCACCGGCTGACTCCGCTCTCGGCCTTCGTCATCCTGACCATCGACAGCCTGCAGCTGGCCGGCCTGCTCTATATCACCGGCGGTTTGACCAATCCGTTCTCGGTCCTGCTCTCGGTGCCGGTCGTCATCTCCGCCGCGTCGCTGCCGCTGCGCCTCACGGCGGTGCTCGGCGCGCTGGTCATCGTGGCGGCCACGCTGCTTGTGTTCTTCCACCTGCCGCTGCCCTGGTACGATTACGCGCCGCTGCCGATGCCCTTCATCTATGTCGCCGGCATGTGGATGGCGGTGTTCGCCTCGATCGCCTTCACCGCGATATACGCCTTCCGCGTCGCGGCGGAGGCGCGCCTGCTCGCCAACGCGCTCGCGGCCACCGAGCTGGTGCTTCAGCGCGAGCAGCATCTTTCCGCGCTCGACGGGCTTGCCGCCGCCGCCGCGCATGAGCTCGGCACGCCCTTGGCCACCATCACCGTCGTCGCCAAGGAAATGGAAAAGGCGCTGGGCGAGGACCCGAAATTCAGCGAGGACGTGAAGCTGCTGCGCTCGCAAAGCGAGCGTTGCCGCGAGATCCTGAAGCGGCTGACCAGCCTGTCCTCGGAGGGCGAGGCGCATCTTTCGCGCCTGCCGCTGACCTCGCTGGTCGAGGAGGTGACGGCGCCGCACCGCGACTTCGGCATCTCGATCCGGCTGCGCCCCGGCGAGCGCATCGGCCCGGAGCCGGTCGGGCAGCGCAGTCCCGGCGTCATCTACGGGCTCGGCAACCTGGTCGAGAACGCCGTCGACTTCGCCAAGAGCACGGTCACCGTCAGCTGGAACTGGGACAATGAGGAGGTCTCATTCTCCATTATCGACGACGGACCGGGCTTTCCGCCGGAGATCATCGACCGCATCGGCGAGCCCTATATGTCGACGCGCCAGGGAACTGAGGCCGGCGGCGGCCTCGGGCTCGGGCTTTTCATCGCCAAGACCCTGCTGGAGCGCTCGGGCGCCACGACCGATTTTCGCAATTCGAGCGGGCTCGGCGAGGGCGCGGTGGTGCAGATCACCTGGCCGCGCGGCGTCTTCCTCAACCCCGAACAGTTGTCCGGAACCATGTTCGACAATGCCTGA
- the cueR gene encoding Cu(I)-responsive transcriptional regulator yields MNVGDAAERSGLPAKTIRYYEEIGLIRPARADNGYRDYSRDDIHRLAFLRRARNLGFSIDDCRQLMALYQDRDRASHDVREIASAHVRAIEEKVRELQSMRATLQKLIHACHGDNRPDCPILDDMAGVA; encoded by the coding sequence ATGAATGTCGGAGATGCTGCCGAGCGTTCGGGCCTGCCGGCCAAGACCATAAGATATTATGAGGAGATCGGCCTGATCCGGCCGGCCCGGGCCGATAACGGCTACCGCGACTACTCGCGCGACGACATCCACCGGCTGGCCTTCCTGCGCCGGGCCCGCAACCTCGGCTTTTCAATCGACGATTGCAGGCAGCTGATGGCGCTCTATCAGGACCGCGACCGCGCCAGCCACGACGTGCGCGAAATCGCCAGCGCCCATGTCAGGGCGATCGAGGAGAAGGTGCGCGAATTGCAGTCGATGCGCGCGACACTGCAGAAGCTGATCCACGCCTGCCACGGCGACAACCGGCCGGACTGCCCGATACTGGATGACATGGCAGGGGTGGCCTGA
- a CDS encoding SDR family oxidoreductase: MASLKGQNVVVIGGSRGVGRAIAEAALGEGAAVLAVARGATDLKQLGWELPGVRTLAADATDETAPEAVFEALAPDVLVVSAGALAPSAPVQEQSWEVFSANWEMDVKASFLFCRAALQGRLKPGSRVILISSGAAFSGGPPNSGSYGGAKRMQVFLAGHCQKESDRLGLGLRFMALSPMRIMPGTGVGDRGIDGISAYMGIRPTDFLASLTDMQTPADVGRAVVQLATATPQGSSFAVSGAGLAAAA; this comes from the coding sequence ATGGCATCGTTGAAAGGTCAGAATGTCGTCGTCATCGGAGGCAGCCGAGGTGTCGGCCGCGCGATCGCGGAAGCAGCGCTTGGCGAAGGGGCGGCGGTGCTCGCCGTCGCCCGCGGCGCAACGGACCTCAAACAGCTCGGCTGGGAATTGCCCGGCGTGAGGACGCTTGCGGCCGATGCGACGGACGAGACGGCGCCCGAGGCGGTCTTCGAGGCGCTTGCGCCGGACGTGCTGGTGGTCTCGGCGGGCGCGCTTGCCCCGTCCGCGCCGGTGCAGGAGCAGAGTTGGGAGGTGTTCTCGGCAAACTGGGAGATGGACGTCAAGGCGTCGTTCCTGTTCTGCAGGGCAGCGCTCCAGGGGCGGCTGAAGCCGGGCAGCCGGGTGATCCTGATCTCCAGCGGGGCGGCCTTCAGCGGCGGGCCGCCGAATTCCGGCAGCTATGGCGGCGCCAAACGCATGCAGGTGTTCCTCGCCGGCCACTGCCAAAAGGAATCGGATCGGCTCGGCCTCGGCCTGCGCTTCATGGCGCTCTCGCCGATGCGTATCATGCCCGGCACCGGGGTCGGCGATCGCGGCATAGACGGCATTTCGGCCTATATGGGCATTCGCCCGACGGACTTTCTCGCCAGCCTGACCGATATGCAGACCCCGGCCGATGTCGGGCGCGCGGTGGTTCAGCTTGCCACCGCGACGCCGCAGGGCAGCTCGTTCGCGGTCAGCGGCGCAGGACTTGCGGCGGCGGCATGA
- a CDS encoding DMT family transporter, producing MPNGILLALIAYASYSCSDAVIKSLGGQFTVFEIGFFVTLFAGCSLFFTRPADERWRDFWRTKRPWAVQARAWAGIASGVLSVYAFTTIPLAEVYALIFLAPLLVTILSTVILKESVGPWRWLAVVAGFAGVMLVVRPGFRELHLGHLAAFANAFLAATSVILMRSLAQQEKRTTMLGTLIGCGLLFNGVGAVATSFSLPNIGQLAWLVLDGIFTAGGQLLQLLAAKYAPANRIAPTHYSQIVWAVVLGALFFKEYPDALSLVGLAVVGASGLLTMVREEVRLGTVRWNPFTRTRL from the coding sequence GTGCCGAACGGAATCCTGCTCGCCCTGATCGCCTATGCAAGCTATTCGTGCAGCGATGCCGTCATCAAGAGCCTCGGCGGGCAGTTCACCGTCTTCGAGATCGGATTCTTCGTGACCTTGTTTGCCGGCTGTTCCCTGTTCTTCACCCGCCCGGCCGATGAGCGGTGGCGCGACTTCTGGCGCACCAAACGGCCATGGGCGGTGCAGGCGCGCGCCTGGGCAGGCATCGCGTCGGGCGTGCTCAGCGTCTATGCCTTCACCACCATCCCGCTTGCGGAAGTCTACGCGCTGATCTTCCTGGCGCCGCTGCTGGTCACCATTCTTTCGACCGTCATCCTGAAGGAAAGCGTCGGACCCTGGCGATGGCTTGCCGTCGTCGCCGGCTTTGCTGGCGTCATGCTGGTGGTGCGGCCGGGCTTTCGCGAATTGCATCTCGGCCATCTCGCCGCCTTCGCCAACGCCTTCCTGGCGGCAACCAGCGTTATCCTGATGCGCTCGCTCGCCCAGCAGGAAAAGCGCACGACCATGCTGGGCACGCTGATCGGCTGCGGGTTGCTGTTCAACGGGGTCGGCGCGGTCGCGACATCTTTCTCGCTTCCCAATATCGGGCAATTGGCTTGGCTGGTGCTGGACGGGATCTTCACCGCCGGCGGTCAACTGCTGCAGCTCCTGGCTGCCAAATACGCTCCGGCCAACCGGATCGCGCCGACGCATTATTCGCAGATCGTCTGGGCGGTTGTGCTGGGAGCGCTGTTCTTCAAGGAATACCCCGATGCGCTTTCCCTGGTCGGCCTGGCCGTCGTCGGCGCCTCCGGCTTGCTGACCATGGTGCGCGAGGAGGTGCGGCTCGGCACCGTGCGCTGGAACCCGTTCACGCGCACCAGGCTGTGA